In Cicer arietinum cultivar CDC Frontier isolate Library 1 chromosome 7, Cicar.CDCFrontier_v2.0, whole genome shotgun sequence, a single window of DNA contains:
- the LOC101488863 gene encoding SUPPRESSOR OF ABI3-5 — protein MDPGRYALHQGWDNNNSALEGYGAVHEPNFRVGASFDERRFIDGRYPRDAIYQRNNFHRDVLDREAYLPPGPAVGHWSQSKRRGYDEDYPLERESRRFQRPYPESYNQMDGFRDREIDMYPEYDKFRDGYTNIENYGDRGYDKPSRFAGNDHDEYAYDDYDHKSRVSHHRREDSHERDYDHGRHSSYDSDYERGSRRDSNWRRHESRDRERDKRCLSRDKDSSPHKKHERSRSRSRSHSRSRSHSRSHSHPRSRSQSRGYEDHPNSRSPRGRSHSRSYREDSYVDNRYDRSDRRRDRDDKHQREHYAVAPSATVVVKGLSQKTTEEDLYQILAEWGPLRHVRVIKERNSGISRGFAFIDFPSVGAAQGMMDKLADDGFVVDGRKLFFEYSSKPTGGSGADGAMKSGHSHKSITVPSDWMCTICSYINFARRTSCYQCNEPRTDDAPAADISLSNSTAFGKKSLEAGPTHVLVVRGLDENADEEMLRYEFSKHAPIKDLRLVRDKFTHVSRGFAFVHFYSVEDATKALDSTNGTTLEKNGQILRVAYAKSILGQGSGASGTSQSSSLAAAAIEAATFAQQYDSVGWAPKEYNPDDKQSNGPEQTGTEVGAPQSGFVWDEASGYYYDASSGFYYDGNTGLYYDGNNGIWYSYDHHTQQYIPCTDQNQNKTSNNESEPSKAFDGSNNKKVVISAPATTVTSNEKPASLADAVQAAAAAALAAEKKEKEKSKEIKLASKSSILANKKKMNNVLTMWKQRSHEGQATRVALEDNQLSGSADDRPYSSTHSGKNKLKNDTATREINASNNLGGHTQVAAVESQAQPRPISNSLGGTLMGVIRGSGRGVVKSDTYSGSLSATPSISASSSANVDAQTFSTPFKTDVSSLGSYAPSVSAGSGRRRFSEMPHSASTHKEQSQTTYRDRAAERRSLYGSSSSVGNDLADLEIGDSTRDFSSRKGDSMPFPPGVGGGRVVGDVNLDTFEVITADKAIDEKNVGNRMLRNMGWQEGLGLGKDGSGMIEPVQTQAMENRAGLGSQQKKLDPSLEVQAGDSYKMLIHKKALARFREM, from the exons ATGGATCCTGGTCGCTATGCACTGCATCAAGGCTGGGATAATAATAACAGC GCTCTTGAGGGTTATGGTGCGGTCCATGAGCCAAATTTCCG GGTCGGTGCCTCTTTTGATGAAAGACGGTTTATAGATGGAAGATATCCCAGGGATGCTATATACCAGAGAAATAATTTCCACCGTGATGTTTTGGATAGGGAGGCCTATTTGCCACCAGGACCTGCTGTTGGCCACTGGAGTCAATCCAAACGGAGAGGTTATGATGAAGATTATCCACTTGAAAGGGAATCTAGACGTTTTCAAAGGCCTTATCCTGAATCATATAATCAGATGGATGGTTTCAGGGATCGTGAGATTGACATGTACCCGGAGTATGACAAGTTTCGTGATGGTTATACCAACATTGAAAACTATGGTGATAGAGGCTATGACAAACCTTCCAGGTTTGCAGGGAATGATCATGAtgaatatgcatatgatgattATGACCACAAATCCCGTGTTTCACATCATCGTAGGGAGGATAGCCATGAGAGGGATTACGATCATGGTCGGCATAGTAGTTATGATTCTGATTATGAAAGAGGTAGTAGAAGAGATAGTAATTGGAGGCGACACGAATCACGTGATCGAGAACGAGACAAGAGATGTCTTAGTAGGGACAAAGATTCAAGTCCGCATAAGAAACATGAGCGGTCGCGATCCCGTTCACGATCCCATTCTCGATCTCGATCCCATTCCCGGTCCCATTCTCACCCTCGTTCCCGTTCCCAATCTCGTGGATATGAGGATCATCCAAATTCTAGGTCTCCTCGAGGTCGAAGCCATAGTCGAAGTTATCGGGAAGACAGCTATGTTGACAATCGATATGATAGAAGTGATAGACGCAGGGATCGTGATGACAAACATCAGCGGGAGCATTATGCTGTG GCCCCTTCTGCAACTGTTGTTGTGAAAGGTCTTTCACAGAAGACGACTGAAGAAGATCTATACCAAATCCTT GCGGAATGGGGTCCACTTCGTCATGTTCGTGTTATAAAGGAGAGAAATTCTGGCATCTCTCGTGGATTTGCATTTATTGATTTTCCATCTGTG GGAGCTGCACAAGGCATGATGGACAAACTAGCAGATGATGGTTTTGTTGTGGATGGCAGAAAGCTTTTCTTTGAATATAG TAGTAAGCCAACTGGAGGTTCAGGTGCAGATGGAGCTATGAAATCAGGTCATAGTCACAAGAGCATTACAGTACCGTCTGATTGGATGTGCACTATATGCAGCTACATTAATTTTGCACGCCGGACTTCCTGCTATCAG TGTAATGAACCACGCACTGATGATGCTCCTGCAGCAGATATTTCATTATCAAATTCAACAGCCTTTGGAAAGAAAAGTTTAGAGGCGG GTCCAACTCATGTATTGGTTGTCCGAGGATTGGATGAAAATGCTGATGAGGAAATGCTCCGCTATGAATTTTCCAAACATGCTCCAATCAag GATCTACGTCTTGTGAGAGACAAATTTACTCATGTCTCAAGGGGATTTGCATTTGTACATTTTTACTCGGTAG AGGATGCTACCAAAGCTCTTGACTCAACAAACGGGACGACCCTTGAGAAGAATGGGCAGATTCTGAGAGTAGCATATGCAAAAAGCATACTGGGCCAAGGATCAGGAGCGTCAGGAACTTCACAATCAAGCAGTCTTGCAGCTGCAGCTATTGAGGCTGCAACATTTGCCCAACAg TATGATTCTGTCGGATGGGCTCCCAAAGAATATAATCCAGATGACAAACAATCTAATGGTCCAGAGCAGACTGGTACTGAAGTTGGTGCACCACAATCAGGCTTTGTTTGGGATGAAGCATCTGGTTATTACTACGATGCTTCTTCTGGGTTTTATTATGATGGGAATACTG GTCTTTACTATGATGGCAATAATGGGATTTGGTATTCATATGACCACCATACTCAGCAGTACATCCCATGCACTGATCAAAATCAGAATAAAACATCTAATAATGAATCTGAACCTTCTAAGGCTTTTGACGGATCGAACAATAAAAAAGTAGTGATTTCTGCGCCTGCTACTACTGTTACTTCAAACGAGAAGCCAGCTTCACTAGCAGATGCTGTCCAGGCTGCTGCAGCTGCTGCTTTAGCTGCagagaagaaagagaaagaaaaatcaaaGGAGATTAAACTTGCTTCAAAAAGCAGTATTCTGGcaaacaagaaaaaaatgaacaatGTGCTAACAATGTGGAAGCAGAGGAGTCATGAGGGACAAGCTACTCGAGTGGCACTGGAGGACAATCAGTTATCTGGTTCTGCTGATGATAGACCATATTCCTCTACACATTCTGGAAAGAATAAGTTAAAAAATGATACAGCAACAAGGGAAATTAATGCGTCTAATAATCTGGGAGGTCACACTCAGGTTGCCGCTGTTGAGTCTCAGGCACAGCCACGGCCCATTAGTAATAGCCTTGGGGGCACTCTGATGGGGGTTATAAGGGGATCAGGAAGAGGGGTTGTTAAATCAGATACTTATTCTGGCTCTCTGTCTGCCACACCATCTATTTCAGCTTCATCTTCAGCAAATGTTGATGCACAGACATTTTCTACTCCCTTTAAAACAGACGTCTCTTCACTGGGTTCATATGCACCATCTGTGTCTGCTGGAAGTGGTAGAAGAAGGTTTTCAGAAATGCCTCATTCTGCTTCAACTCATAAGGAACAATCTCAAACAACCTACAGGGATAGGGCAGCTGAGAGAAGAAGTTTGTATGGCTCGTCGTCTTCGGTTGGCAATGATTTGGCTGACCTTGAAATTGGGGATTCAA CTCGAGATTTTTCATCAAGAAAGGGTGATTCAATGCCATTCCCTCCTGGGGTTGGTGGAGGACGCGTGGTTGGAGATGTCAACCTTGATACTTTTGAAGTGATTACGGCAGACAAAGCGATtgatgaaaaaaatgttggtaATCGGATGCTTCGCAACATGGGATGGCAGGAAGGCTTG GGACTAGGAAAAGATGGAAGTGGAATGATAGAGCCTGTTCAGACACAAGCAATGGAAAATAGAGCAGGACTTGGGAGTCAACAGAAAAAGTTGGACCCTAGCCTTGAGGTGCAGGCCGGTGATAGCTACAAGATGCTCATTCATAAAAAAGCACTTGCCAGGTTCCGGGAAATGTAA